TCGCGCGACGGACGATCGGCAATAAAGTCTCCCACTAATTGCCCTGGAGCCTCATAGGTTCCGCCCCCTAACTCAAACGCCCGCATCTCCAACTGTCGCTGCAAAGCAATCCCCCCTAAAGGACTCCCTGGATAATCTTCGGGCGTAATGCCAACGACAATCCCACTATTGGCATTGCGTTCATTGCGAGAATACTGGCTCATGCCATTCGTGACGACATGCCCTGGCTCTGAAGTCGCAGCAACGACTAATCCACCGGGACACATACAGAAGCTATACACCGATCGCCCATTTTTGGCATGATGCACTAACTTATAATCTGCCGCTCCCAATCGTCGATCGCCTGCATATTGTCCGTATCGGGCGCGATCAATCACGGGCTGCGGATGCTCAATCCGGAACCCGATCGAGAACGGTTTCGGCTCAATATAAACGCCTTGATCGAACAACATCTGGAACGTATCGCGGGCGCTGTGTCCAACCGCTAGCACCACATACCGACCTTCAAGGATTTCTCCGCTGTCTAAGCGAACGCCCTGCACCTGCCGATTCTCGATCAAGACCTCTTCGACTCGGCTTTGGAAGCGAATCTCACCGCCCAAGGATTCGATCGTGGCTCTCATCTTCTCAACGATTCCCACCAGCTTAAATGTCCCAATATGCGGACGATTCACATACAGGATCTCCGGTGAAGCGCCCGCATTGACCAATTCCGTCAACACTTTCCGCCCATAGTGTTGCGGATCGCGAACCTGGCTGTAGAGTTTGCCATCGGAGAACGTTCCTGCTCCGCCTTCGCCAAACTGGGCATTCGATTCCGGATTAAAGTCGGCTCTCTTTTTCCAAAAGCCAAACGTATCTGCCGTGCGATCTCGGACTTGTTTCCCCCGCTCCAGCAGAATCGGGCGAAATCCCATCCGCGCCAGCATCAGTCCCGCAAACATCCCACAGGGACCCGTGCCAATCACGATCGGGCGCTCTGTAAATCCTTTCGGAGCTTGAGCCACGATCCGATAGCTCATATCTGGTGTCTCTTTCACCCGCCGATCTTTCTTAAACCGTTGCAGCACTCGTTTTTCTTGCTTTATTTCTACGTCCAGAATATAGACCGCAGTAATCTTTTCCCCTCGATTGCGGGCATCATAGCTACGCTTAAAAATGGAATACCCAACCAATTCTTCTGCTGTAAGGTGCAGCATATCGAGAATGGCGCTTTCAATTTCCGCTTCAGTATGATCTAACGGGAGCTTTATTTCACTAAGTCGCAGCATAATCCAGAGTCCAACCGACAAAGTTCAGGATAACGTCTCCGCGACACAACCTATACAACACCGTAGCCGGTGTAGGGGCGCTTACGGCATAGCTCTGCTCGGTCTTCAGATTCACAAGTCTAATCAGCGATACTTCCAACCCCCTTTTCAGCCTGACTGGCGCTGCCATTGTAGTACCAGTCCAGCCCAAGGGTCGTTTTGCCACTTTTGCGGATAAATGAGCTATCCATCACTCCCAAGAGACCTTGCCCGGTTTCAAGACTGACTTCCACAATGCTTAAGTTCAATTCCACAAAGTCGAAGGAGTGCTCATACTGCCGTCGATAGGTTTTCTCATTCAAATCGCTGTATCGACTGAGATTGCTAAAGTTCACCTTGCCGCACACCACCACAATCGTCGTGAATAAGGTCACGAGAAACTTCAATTGCGGTTTGCAAGATGACCCACTTTTTCAAGTTGGCTCTGTACAATTTCCATATGGCTATTCGTCCGGCGCGTTTTTACTTATCAGCACCTTAAGGGACGAATAGTTTTCCTGTCGAGTCCCCCTAAAAACTGTCTGAAGTATTGATTTAGAGCGAAATCTAGTTAAGTTGACGATGCTGGCTAAAGATATAGATAGGCATTGGAATTTAACTGAGCGGTTTCGGCTTCTGGTTGCACCAAGATATTGAACGCCGTTTCTGCAATAAGTTTATGAGCAGCAGTGGTAATGTGAATGCCATCCCAGAATAGAAAATGCTCTGGGGATTGATGATTAAACTGACCGCTGAGATAAGCGTGCTGAGTATTCGTCAAGCCAAACGGGAGGGAATTGGTCATAACGCGCTGATAGAGGTTACAGGCATCCAGTAAAATAATTCGGGCAGCAGGTAATTCCTCCTGAATTCGCTCCAAAGCGCGACATAGATTGAGATTGTGTGCCTTGGACAATGCACTGAGAGCTTCAGCATTATCACGAATGCGTGTGGCGGGAAGTTGTCCCAAATCCGGCAGGTTTGCCACCAGGATTCTTCTACCTCCCAATCTTGCCACTTCAGCGATCGCCCTGGTCAACGCCTCTACGGGTAGGACTGGGTTCGTTTCTCCCTGAAAATAATCATTTGCACCAATCCAGAAGATATAAAGCGCAGATGAGTTTATCTGGACATGGGACTGGAGAAACGACTGCAACTGCACCCCAAGATTGGGAGCGAGCATACTGACCCGGCTTGCGGTTGCTCCACCTCGCGCATAGTTAGTGATATGTTCTGGAGCAATGCCGAACTGCTCTGCCAGATATTCCACCCAGACGCGACCATTAGAAAACCGTCCTTGAAAATAGGGGGGATCTGCCGGATAGGTTCTACCGTTTATCTCAAACAGACTGCCACTATCTGAAAGACTGTCCCCAAAAATATAGAAGTGGTCGATTAGGCTAGGCATTGTTTCTTGAGCTCCTGGTTCTGGGCTGCGGTGGCAGTAACGGCTCGTTTGGCAATCCGATCAGTTAACGCTGGGATGAGAAGCTTAACCCATCGCCCAAATTGGGCACGGTTGGACATCATGAGTTGCCGTTTACGGGAGGCGATCGCTCGGAGCATCTGCGCGACACAGACCTGGGTTGTCATTGCCTTCTGATAGTTCACGGTATGGCTGATATCGTGAGGCTGACCATCTGCCCCAATCACATGACTATGCATTCCCGTCGCTACAATATCAGGAAACAAAACAGTGACGCTCACTCCTGAATTCATCAGTTCAATTCGCAGGGAATCAAAGAATCCCATCATGGCATGTTTGCTGGCAACATAGCCGCTGCGGGTTGGAACCCCATTCAGAGCAGCGACACTGGCAACTGCGGCAACTCGTCCACCCGTCTGTTTAAGAAAGGGTAAGGCGTAGTAGGTACAGTAAGCACTACCCAGATAGTTAACCTGCATCAAGTGTTCCAGCAGATGAATATCTTCAATCTCCTCGACAGTGGAATACATCGTGATGCCCGCATTGTTGATTAAAGTGTCAATGCAACCGTAGGTGACGATCGTTTGCTGAATTAACTGTTGACACTGATGGCGATCGCTGACATCGGCCGGAACAGCCAGTGCCTCACCGCCACGCTCTCGACACCGGGACGCGACTGCTTCTAGCTTTTCAGTTTCCGGGGAAGCCAGCACGAGTCGAGCCTGCTGAACTGCAAGCTGGTAAGCCAGTTCTTCGCCAATGCCGGATGAGGCTCCGGTAATAATCACAACCTGATTTTGAAACGATCGACCAGAAGGACGAACGGAATGAAAAGGTTGGTGAATCATAGTGGTTTTTTGAGACAAATTTGAGGGTTTTGTGCCTCCTGAATCCTCCAATTCTGTGGAACGTTGAAGGGCTTGGAGGCAAAGTTGGAAAGTTCTGGCAGGTCTTGTACTAAGCAATCAGCTCAACAGTCTGGGGCATAGCGTCTATTTGGGGTACAGTGTCCTTTTCCTGGGCAATTCTGGCTTCGTTGGCTTTAAATTCCTCTAGCTGCTGGCTAATCTCACGGCAAACAATTTCGCGGTAGTCCAGAAAGTGTTCAAGCCGGGCACAAACCGCAATAAATTCTGCCAGACGGCTACGCTTGTGACGCATAATGCCGAAGAAGTTTCTCCAGAATAGCCTGCGTGTTTGGCTAACGACACCTTGTCGCCAGAGGATCTTAAACAAAGCCTTGACTTCTAGCCACTGCATTTTCGGTGCGCTGGATTTGTGATTTGGCTCTGCCATCATCAAGTAGTGGCGATATGCCCGATCGAGAAACTTAGCAGGATCATAGAGTTTCCAGAAGGAGTCAATATATTCCTGAGCAATTTCCTCGATGGGGCGAGTGGGAACAAAGTTCATTAGCGTGGTCTGGTTCACGTCGCCAGATTGCAGCCGCAACCGTTCTTCTTTTTCCAGGCGATGCCAGAGGGCGGTGTCGGGAAGTGCCTGCAACATACTGAAAAAGGCGATCGGAATACTGGTTTCCTCCACAAATTGAACGATGCGATTGCCCGCTCCCGTTTCTTCTCCATCAAAGCCGATGATGAATCCAGACATGACCATTAGCCCAGATTTGATAATGGCAGTCACAGAGTCGTAGAGCGAATTACGAGTATTTTGATGCTTTTTCGTCAGATTCAGACTTTCCTCATCGGGAGTCTCAATTCCCAGGAACACGGCATAGAAATTGCAGGCAACCATCAGATCCATTAGCTCCTGATCTTCTGCCAGGTTGACTGATGCTTCGGTGAAGAACTTGAAGGGATAGCCATGTTCTGCCATCCACACTTTCAGCTCCAGCAATAGCAGTTTGACATTGCGCTTGTTGCCAATAAAGTTATCGTCCACCATAAACACGCGACCCCGCCAGCCCAGCTTATGAAGGGCTTCCAGTTCTAGGATCAGTTGCGACGGCATTTTGGTGCGAGGTTTGCGTCCATACAGCACAATAATGTCGCAAAATTCGCACTGGAAGGGACAGCCCCGTGAGAACTGAACCGCCATCGAATCGTAGGCTGAAAGCTCCAACAGGTCGAAGCGAGGAATGGGGGTTTGGGTGATATCAGGCTTTTCTGTTGCCCGAAATGTTCCTTTAAGCGCGCCCTGTTGCAGTGCCTCCACAAACATGGGAAGGGTAATTTCTCCCTCATCCAGAACCAGGTAATCTGCGCCCATTGCCTTCGCTTCCTGTGGAAGAGCCGTGGGATAGGGTCCACCAACTGCTACAGATTTCCCATGCTGCTTTGCGAGATGAATCTGACGGCAAAAATCCTCCTTCTGCACAATCATGGCAGAAATAATCACCAGATCCGCCCACTCCCACTCCGCCTCCGATACTGGACGCACGTTACAATCCACCAGCTTAAAGTTCCAGTCCTGGGGAAGAATGGCGGCAACCGTAATTAGTCCAAGCGGGGGCATGAGAGCTTTTTTGCCCACTAACTCCAGGGCTTTTTCAAACGACCAGAAACTTTTCGGAAAGAGCGGATATACCAGCAGTACTTTCATTAGAGCCTCATTTTTCCTGAACTAAAAATTAAACAAGATGCTCAGATACAGTTTCATGACCCGTCTGGGATACAACACGCGATCGCGGCTGTTTTTTAGCCTTGCGTTTCATTTCTCGCTTGATCTGATTAACATAGGGATGCCAATCCACTTGCATCGTATGGCGTGGGGAGTCTACATATTGCTGCTTGACGCGCTTTTCTTCGATCTCCATTTCCCGTTTAATTTCCACCGGACTAGGCAATACAACCTCGCCTGCCAAAATGTCAGCAACCCATTTAGACTGCCATTCTGCGATCGGCATAATTGCTCCAATCGGTTGAAATAGTCCGATGAAGTAGAGATTGGGATAGTTGGGATGAATGACCCGCTTGTAGAGTGGCAGATGATTGTTCTCTGGATTGATAAAGTTCTTGTCAAAGAAGGGGAAAGAAATCTGGTAGCCTGTACCGTACACAATCACATCGATCGCTTCTTCTGTGCCATCTTCAAACCGAACGCGATCGCCTGATAGTTCTTTGACATTGGGCTTCATTTTGACTCTGCCATAGCCCACCATGTTTAATAGATCCGATGTGATCGTGGGATGCTCGCTGAGGAACGGGTGTTTGGGAACAGGGACACCCAATTCAGCCTGGGAACCTCGCGAGAGGAAGAGCAGTATTTGTCCATAAATTCGGCGCATCCACAGGGGCATTGCAAAGAAGAAGGGGGTCAGATAGCTGTCTAGCGGGCGACCTAGCATATACTTCGGTAGGATGTAAGCACTGCGCCGAGTTGATAGAAAAGTCTGATTGGCAATTCGAGCGGTTTCACAGGCAATATCACAAGCAGAATTTCCAATCCCGACCACCAGAATGTTTTTATCTGCCATACCATCCGGCGTTTTGTAATGGTGGGAGTGCATCACCGTACCGGAAAACTCGCCAGGGAAGTTAGGATACTTGGGATGCCAGTGATGTCCGTTCGCCACAATCACAGCTTTATAGGATTCAGTTCGTTCACCTGCATCATTCCGGGTTGTAACGTTATAGGTGCCATCGCTGAGCGGTTCAACTCGAACTACCTCAGTTTTAAAGGTAATTTTGTGGCGGAATCCGAAGTGATCAACATAAGCCTCGAAGTAATTGAGAATTTGGCTGTGTCTCGCATAATCGGGATAGTCATCTGGCATCGGAAAGTCTGAATACTCCATATTCCGCTTCGAGGAGTTGATATGAAGCGATTTATAGGCGGAAGACATCCCGTTATCATTCAGGTAACGCCAGTTGCCACCCACCCCCGAACCTTTTTCAAAGCAGTCGAAGGGAATTCCTTTTTGATGCAAAATCTTGGCTGTAGCAATTCCAGAGGAACCTGCACCAATAATACAAACGCGATCGAGAGTCATAGCTACTTTCTCCTGAGAATAAAAAGGGTTGCAGAGTGGGATTTCTATTTCTGTAAACTTGTTAGAGTGGCAAAGGTCGATCGCTTGCAGAGCTGTTTCCAAGCTTCTCCAATGGGGATCTGATTGTACTGTTCGGGGAAATGCTGCTTCAGCAGTTGGCTCACCAGAGGATAATAATCCGAGTGCATTGATGGGAATAGATGATGCTCTATGTGATAAGAAAAATTGCTGTGCAGCAGATTAAAGATTGGATGAACGATAACAGACGTTGTGGCGGTCAAGGAATCATTTTCTAGTGTAACTGGATTGAGAAAATGATTGGTTTTAATGTAAACCATGAGAAAAGAAGATGCGAATAGCGGAGGCAAAATACCAATAAAGAAATACCTCCTGAAATCACAGCCTAGGCTTACAAAGAGTAATGCTTGCAGCGCAGTAATAATTCCAAGTTCTCCAATGACTGCAAGCCGCTCCTTCTGCGTGTAGGGCTTTTGATAGGGAACAAAATGATAGGTACTCTTCTCTGTCCAGAAAACTCCAATGATGTTGCGGCTGATATAGCTAACGAAGTGGATCATCTGAATGGGATTAAACAGCCAGGGAAACCGCTTGAATCCTTGAGGATAAAAAACCAAGCTGTAAACTTTTCGCAACCAAGTTTCCTCAAAATCTAACCAGGGACGATCGGGGTCTTTCAATGTGCCTGTATAGGGGTGGTGCGTCTGGTTATGAACATGAATCCACATTGTTCTTGGAATAAGACTCAAGCCCCATGAGGGCACTTCTAAGCAATCTTTCAATAATCCCTGGGGCAATACGGCACCGTGGCTTAAATTATGAGCAAAGAGGGTTAATCCGGCTGTACTGTGAGCATAGAGCAAGGAAACGAAGACGAGCAAGACTGGGTTTGTAGTCGAGCGGGCAAGAAAAATACTAGCCACAACAAGAGCAAGCCAAAATAAAAAGTAGAGAACAGAACTTGGCTTGCGTTGAAATGCCTCTTTTGGAAGCAAGGGACGGATCACTCGAATATAGTCAGCATCCGTATGGTGATTGGTAGAGTCAGCTTCAGAAGAAGTTGCTCCAGACGATGAGAAATTTGAAGCTGTATACATGGCTGTAGTCTAGTTCTGGGTAGCACCTATCAACTGGAGAAAAAGAAGGGAGAGGATGTATTGCCCTATATTGTTCTTTGTTCAAACATCCTCTAGAACTGATTAGCGACTATGGGGCTGACTCATGAAGCAGTCGCGGCTGCATAAACTGGAGCTTGGGGCTGGAAGGTTTCTACCCGTTCCCAAATCAGATAGCCTACTTGCTCAATGCCATAAACCACCATTTGAGGTGTGCTGAGGGTAAGACGATCGCCATCCAGATCAACAAAGCGAACCTGATCAATGCCAACCCAGTTCGGGAAGAAACTGACATCAACGTGGTGAATCACTTTGTTATCTTCCAGCTTGTAGCTGCCGCAGTAGGAAATATAGGAATCTGCTGCTGCAATTTTTTCTTCCGGCGTGCCTCCGGCAATATCTCCCGCTAGGAATCGTTGGCGGTTTGCCTTCATAATTGCTACCGACACAAAGCCATTTTCGGTGTAGACGATATAACCTGCGGGATCAGATCCCAAGGGTTGAAACACACGACCGTCAGTGGTTCGAGTTTCGCAGCTTACCAGTTTCCAGGTTCCAACGATTTGATTAGACATGATTTCCTTTAGGCTATAAGTTGAGAGATGAATTCAGAGATGAGTACAAGCCTTGCACTTGCAAGCTTTTTGATCAATCAGACCTACTGAAAGCAAATTTGATTCGAGTGTGGGCAGCAAGTTCTACGATCGCCCATTACCCAATGCGCCGCAGAGTGAGACGCAGCAGCAGCAGATCACCAGTTAGGAACCCAAGCAGTGCCAGATAGAGGTAACGTTCGTAGCGCTGAAACACCACCTCTCCAGCCGCCTGAACTACCTCGGCGCGATGTGCTCTCAGATTCTTCAGCCAAACTTCCAGCGTTTTTACATAATCCAGGCGATCGTTTCTCACCGTGACGATTTCAAAAATGCCTTCTGCGGCTTCTGCAATCTCTGCCAAGCGGGGTGAGTCCGATTCAGGAAAGATTTCTTCGTTGGCGAACTTTGCACCCGGTAGCTTCTGCACTTCTTCCGGTTTGCGCTTTCCGTAAGCAATTGTTTGCAGCGACATCGAACCACCGGGATTCAGCCATCCATGGCAGCGTTGAAAGAACGATCGATAAACCTCAATCTTTTCTGCACTAGATAGCTCTGGCTTCACAAAATGCTCAAACGCGCCAACCGATATAATGGCATCAAACGGAGCAGTCGGCTCATAGTTCTGCCATCCTTCCAAATTCACCTCGATTTGAGGATGATTCAGTGCCCGCACCCAGTCTGCCTGTGCTTCACTTAGGGTCAGCCCGATCGCCTGTTGAACACCATGTTCGTTGACCAATCGCTTGAGGATGCCGCCCCAGCCGCAGCCGATATCTAACACCCGCTTTTTCCCTTGCGCTCTTGCCTGTTCGATGTGGTAATCAATTTTGCGAATCTGTGCTTTCTCCAGATTGGTGGTTGGTTCGTTTTCTTCCCAAAGCGCACAGGAATAAACCATCGTAGGGTCAAGCCAGAGTTGATAAAAATCATTGCCGACATCGTAGTGATGCTGGATTGCAGCAGCAGAAGCTCCGGTAGAGGTTGACAGTGTAGAAGTTGCAGCGTTCATAGTTTTGCCTGTGATGCTTGATTGGAACTGTTGTTGATTGAATGTTGATTGAACTGATGAATCATCTCAGTTTGCGAATTTAGTCAAAGTTGAGGCTGATTGGAGCTAATTCGCAGCAAGACGTTGAGCCAAAACTTCGATCGACGGAAGATCATACAGGAGGGTAGGATTCAGTTCATGTCCCAATTGGTCTTCCAAATAGCAAATCAAACTAATTGCGGTTGCTGAATCTAAACCGTATTGATCAAAAGCAGCTTTCGTATCAACTTGAGCAGGTTCAATGTCCAACACTTTTGCAACGAAATCGACAATCCAGCCTTGAATAACATCTGCTGTAGGAGATGCTTGAGTAGAAACAGAAACATTAGCTTGCATGGTGATTCTCCTAGAAATGAGGAATTAATTTGAGATCGAATGAGAACCCGTTTGGGTGGGAACTTTCTTGAACCTTTGTTCAAATCTTTTTGGCTTGAATCATGGCTTCTGTGGGAACAGTCACATCCCATGCCAGTCCAGTCATTTCCAGTAGCCGAATTACCCAGTAACCGAGATCAATCTGCCACCAGTCAAGTCCAAACTTTGCGGAGTTCTGGAAAGCGTGGTGGTTGTTATGCCAGGATTCCCCAGCGGTTGGTAACGCTAACCAAATGTTATTCACGCTGCGATCGCTGGTTTGAAAAGGACGCTGCCCCCATAGATGACAAACTGAGTTAATGCACCAGGTCGTATGTTGGGCGAAGTAGAGACGAATCACACCCCCTAACCAGAAACCGTGCCAGACACCCATCCAACTTTGCGTAACTATTCCAGTGACGATCGCAGGAAACACCAGCCCTAAAACAATCCAGCTGTAGTACCAGCGGCTTACTTTCAGAATTGCCTGATCTCGCAAGAGTTCCGGTGCATAGTAGACAGGATTTGGATATTCGTACTCCCATTTCCAGAACAGATGGGAATACCACAACCCCAGTAACTTATTAGGCGCAGTATGGGGAGAATGGGTATCTTCAGGTTGGTCGCTGAAGCGGTGATGGTGACGATGGTTTGCAACCCAGGACAGAACTGGGCCTTGAGCACTCATCGAACCCAGAATAACTAATAGCTGACGAATGACGGGATGAGCGTTGAAGCTACGGTGGGTAAAGAGCCGATGATAACCAACGGTGATACCTGTGCTGGTCAGAAAACACATTCCAAGAAAAACGATGCTGTCAATCAGAGTCAGCGATTCATGCCACAGTAGAGCGATCGCGATCATACATCCAATCAGAGGCACGACATCACAGATTAAGAAATGGCGTTTCTGCATCAGTTTGATGTAGCTGTTACTGATCAGTCTCTTCTTAAGGGGCGACTTCTCTGAATCGGGAGAAACTGTAGCTTGCATATTCGGGTTCCTCATCGGCTAACTGTTAGATCTAAACGGGAGCAGGGATTTGATTTTGGGCGAGCACAACTTCTAGCTTCTGTGCGAGAAAACGTTCCCGGCAGGCGAAGCGACGAATCTTACCACTGGAAGTTCTGGGAATACTGCTCGGTTTAATCAGCGTGACGGTGTGAATCTGTAATTCATGCTCTCGTAGGACTGCCTGCCGAATCTGACCCGTCACTTCCTCGATATTGAGATTGCGGAAATGCTGGCGATTCACTTCCTGCACAGCGATTAAGCGTGTCTCACCGTGATGCTCGATCGTAAAGACTGCCCCGCTACCCCCCTTACAAGCTGGATGACTCTGCTGCATCGTTGTTTCAATATCTTGGGGATAGTAGTTGCGCCCTCGAATAATAATCAAGTCTTTCAACCGTCCAGTGATATAGAGTTCTCCGTCTTGCATAAACCCTAAATCACCTGTACGCAAGAAGAAATCTTCACTTTCAAAGAGGGAACCGCGAAAGTAAGCAATCGTTGCTCCAACATTGTTCCAGTATCCCTTAGCAACACTGGCACCAGAAACCCAAATCTCACCAATTTCATTCGGTAGGCAGCGCACTTGCGTATCAGGATTCACGACAATGACGTTAAGGTCAGACAGAGGTTGACCACAGCTTACTAAAGTTTGAGTTTTTGTTTCTCCAGCAGGAGCAAGAATGATTTGATTTTGACTCAGAGCATCCTGATCAACAGATTGCATCTTAGGAACAGTTGCCTTATTGCCTCCCGAAACAATCAGCGTTGTTTCTGCCATACCATAGCAGGGATAGAAAGCTTCTCGGCGGAATCCACAAGGCGCGAAGAAATTAGAGAACTGCTCGATCGTTTCTGCCCGCACGGGTTCTGCGCCACTAAATGCCACTTCCCAACTGCTGAGGTCAAGGCTAGCACGCTGTTCTTCGGTCACACGCTGCACACAAAGGTCATAGGCAAAGTTGGGTCCACCACTGGTGGTTGCTTGATACCGAGAAATTGCCTGAAGCCAGTAAAACGGTCTGTACAAAAAGGTAGTTGGAGACATCAGCACGACAGGGAAATTGGCATACATCGGTTGGAGAATGCCTCCAATCAATCCCATATCGTGGTAGGACGGCAACCAGATTACACCACAGCTCTCAGATGAATGCCCAAATGCCTGATGAATCAGAGATGAGTTGTGCAACAGATTACCCTGAGTAACCATCACGCCCTTAGGAGCTGCTGTTGAGCCAGAGGTATATTGCAGAAACGCGATCGACTCTTTGCTAATTTCCGGCATTCGCCATTCAGACCGCGAGATTTCAGAGAGTCCGTCGGTGGCAATCCATTGCAGATCGTGTAGGTCTGGCAGATTGTTCAATTGCGGTTTTACAATCGACAACACCTGCTGATTCGTTAACGCAAACTTAGGTTGGGCATTCTCAACAATGGCTTGCAGGCGACTGAGTGATCGATTCGGACGAGGTGGGTAGGCAGGAACCGCGATCGCTCCTGCGTACAAACAACCGAAGAAGGCAGCGATAAAGTCGAGTCCAGGTGGATAGAGTAGAAGCACCCGCGCTTGATTAGCGCCCTGACTTTGCAATGCAGCAGCGATCGTTGTTGCTTGCTGATGCAGTTTCAGGTAAGTCAAGCTGGACTGCTCAACTCCAGACTCATTGAGAAAACGGTAGCCAATGCGATCGGGATAA
This is a stretch of genomic DNA from Cyanobacteria bacterium FACHB-DQ100. It encodes these proteins:
- a CDS encoding fatty acyl-AMP ligase, translated to MMTEPSTFVDLLQERAACYPDRIGYRFLNESGVEQSSLTYLKLHQQATTIAAALQSQGANQARVLLLYPPGLDFIAAFFGCLYAGAIAVPAYPPRPNRSLSRLQAIVENAQPKFALTNQQVLSIVKPQLNNLPDLHDLQWIATDGLSEISRSEWRMPEISKESIAFLQYTSGSTAAPKGVMVTQGNLLHNSSLIHQAFGHSSESCGVIWLPSYHDMGLIGGILQPMYANFPVVLMSPTTFLYRPFYWLQAISRYQATTSGGPNFAYDLCVQRVTEEQRASLDLSSWEVAFSGAEPVRAETIEQFSNFFAPCGFRREAFYPCYGMAETTLIVSGGNKATVPKMQSVDQDALSQNQIILAPAGETKTQTLVSCGQPLSDLNVIVVNPDTQVRCLPNEIGEIWVSGASVAKGYWNNVGATIAYFRGSLFESEDFFLRTGDLGFMQDGELYITGRLKDLIIIRGRNYYPQDIETTMQQSHPACKGGSGAVFTIEHHGETRLIAVQEVNRQHFRNLNIEEVTGQIRQAVLREHELQIHTVTLIKPSSIPRTSSGKIRRFACRERFLAQKLEVVLAQNQIPAPV